GAAACCCGCTGCCGTGAGCGGATGGGCGTTGTGGCGCCAATGGCTGCTGCTGGCCCCAAACCCATGCACCAGCACCATCGCGGGAGCATCCGCAGGTCCCAGCACGCGCCAGTGGCAGCGCATGCCCATCCAGGTCCATTCCCCCGCCTCACCCCAGTCGGCACCCGTGGAGGCAGGCTGGAGAGCGGTTGCGTGCACGCGCTGAAATCACCGGATCTTCACTATCGCGAAGGGGCGGCCTGCCTGCAGACCGGCGACGGTTTTTTTCGCAGGGACTCCCGTCCGTCAAGAGATCTTTCGGTGCTTTTGGCTGCCTTGCAGGTTTCGCAGGCGCAGCGGCCTCTGCGCTGGCTCGATTTGATGGCCGGTTGCGGGATCCGAGGCCTGCGCTGGGGTCTAGAGGCGCGCCAGATCGCCCAACGGGAGGTGGAGTTGTGGGTCAATGACGCCGATCCCGACCGGGCCTGCTTGCTAGCGGCCAATCTCCAGTCACTGTGCAGCGCGCCAGCATTGACGTTGCGCACTAGCCATTTGGCAGCTGAACGGCTTTTGCGTCAGGCCTATCTCGACCAGACCTTCTTTGATCTCATCGATCTCGATGCCTTTGGGTGTCCGAATGCGCTGCTGCAATCGGCCCTGGCGGTGCTGCGCTTTGGCGGTGTGCTCATCCTCGCCAGCACGGACGGACGTTCCCCCACCGGCCATGACCGCCCGGCCGCGATCCGACGCTTCGGCGCCGCGGCGCGTGCCCATCCTGCGAGCTGGGAACTAGCGCTGCGGCTGCAACTGGCCGCGATCGCCCGTGAAGCCTGGTTGCTGGGACGCGGCATTGAGCCGGTTGCCTGTTTCAGCGATGGGCGCACCTTCCGACTAGCGGTGCGTCTGCGGAAGCGGGCTGCTGCACGAGAGGAGGCGCAATTGGGGCTGCTGGCGCGGTGCGAGCGCTGCGGCGATCAGGCGGTGCAGTCCTTGCTCAAGCTCTCCGGTTGGAGACCCTGTGCCTGTGAGGACGGCTTGGGCCGTTGGGCGGTGACGGGGCCGCTCTGGACCGGTCCATTGCAGTCGCCGGAGCTGTTGCAAGCGTTGCTCAGACTTGATCCCCTGCTGGCTGGCTCGCTCTCGCCGGCGGGCCGGAGACTGTTGCAGCGTCTGCAAAAGGATGCGGGCCAACCTGTCTGCTGCTGGTCCACGGCAGAGCTGGCCAAGCGTCTTGGCATCGGCGGACCGCCTGCGCTGCAGGCGCTGGTTGAGGCCTTGCGCATCCAGGGGTATCAGGCTCAGGTGAGTGGCGTGATGGCAGGACAGTTGCGCACGGATGCGCCAATGGCAGTGTTGTTACAGCAGTGCGTCGATCTGGTGGCTGAGGGGCGTTAAATGGGAGCTGATTGTGATCCCAGATCAATGGCCTCGGAGATTTTTGGAACAGCAGCGATCTTCTGGGTGCTGATCCCCGTGGGCTTGGCGGGTGGTGCGTTGTTGCTCAAGCTTCAGAAAGACTGATCCTCGTTTCAGCAGGGAGCGCCATTAAGCTCCCTCCTTGCCTTAGAGAGCCCATGCAGGTCCTGGTGGTTGGTGGTACGGGAACCCTGGGTCGTCAGATTGCCCGAAGGGCACTCGACCAAGGGCACGACGTTCGCTGCATGGTGCGCACTCCCAGAAAAGCGTCCTTCCTTCAGGAATGGGGAGTTGAGCTCACCCGCGGTGATTTGCTTGAGCCGGCGAGTCTTGACTACGCACTGGATGGTGTTGACGCCGTCATCGATGCATCCACCAGCCGCCCAGATGACCCCAAGAGCATCTACGAAACAGATTGGGATGGAAAGCTCAATCTGCTGAGGGCTTGTGAACGCGCGGGTGTGAAGCGCTTTGTGTTTCTGTCGCTGCTCGATGCGGACAAGCACCGTGATGTTCCACTGATGGACATCAAGTACTGCACAGAAAAGCTGCTTCGGGAGTCCGAGCTGGACTACACCGTGCTTCAGGGAGCCGCCTTCATGCAGGGCGTGATCAGTCAGTTTGCGATCCCCATTCTCGAGAGCCAGACCGTCTGGGTGAGTGGCAGTCCCACTTCAATCGCCTACATGAACACTCAGGACATGGCGCGATTTGCCGTGTCTGCTCTCGATCACCCCGACACGGTCCGCAAGACCTTTCCAGTGGTTGGGCCCAAGGCCTGGAACACCGGTGAGGTGGTTCAGCTTTGTGAGCTGGCCTCCGGAAAATCGGCTCGCGTGTTTCGGGTGCCTCCAGCGTTGCTTGACCTCACGGCGGGGATCTGCTCATTCTTCGAGCCGGCAGTGAATGTGGCAGAACGTCTTGCCTTCGGGGCTGTCACGGGTGGTGGTGGCAGCCTGAGTGCTCCGATGGAGGAGACCTACAGCAGTTTTGGGATTGATCCTGAAGAGATCACGGGTCTCGAGGAATACATCCGTGAGTATTACGACACGATCCTGAAGCGCCTGCGCGCCATGGAGGCTGATCTCGACAAGGACGCCAAGAAAAAACTGCCGTTCTGACGCGAGCCATTGCAGGCTTGCCTAGTTGATTTGTACTGGTTTTCGTTAGGATGGCGTTCTGATGCCTCCCGTCGATGTCTGCCGCTCAAGTCAAAAATCTGCAGCGCCGTCTCGATAACCTCGCCCGTGAAGCGGAAACCGAGCTCGATCGTGCTTGTGGTCATGATCTCTGGCGCAGCATCGGTTTCGATGCCTTCGACAGCCTGGAGGACAACGACCGCCGTGCCAGCGCGAACTACTACTACGGTCAATGGTCGATCGTGCGTGAATTGCAGGAGGTATTGAGCTGATGAGCGAAGGATGTTGTGGTCCATCCCTGGATCAGACACAGGCTGTTGAGGAGCGTTACGGCGCGGCGGCGCAAGAGCAGGAGGCTTGTCTTTGCACGCCTGTCGCCTTTGATTCCTCTCTGTTGGCTGTGATCCCTGATGCGGTGGTGGAGCGTGATTACGGCTGCGGTGATCCAACGCGATGGGTGAAATCCGGTGACACCGTTCTCGACCTCGGAAGTGGAAGCGGTAAAAACGCCTTCATCTGTGCTCAGGTTGTGGGCGCATCCGGTGCAGTGATCGGCGTCGATCGCAACGCCGACATGCTGGCCCTTTCGCGTCAGGCGGCTCCGGTGGTGGCCGAAAAAGTAGGTTTTGACAACGTTCGCTTTGTTGAAGGCGCCATCGAGTCCTTGGATGCACCCACGGCGGCAGGCGAACCGCTGATTGCCACGGGCAGTGTCGATGTCGTGTTGAGCAACTGTGTGCTCAATCTTGTGAATCCGTCGGGACGGACATCCCTGTTGAACAACATCCGCAGAGTGCTGCGCCCGGGTGGTCGCGTGGCGATCAGCGACATCGTTTGTGATCGACCTGTCCCCGACCATCTGCAGCAAGATGCAGAACTCTGGAGCGGTTGCATCAGTGGTGCCTGGCAAGAAGAGGCCTTCCTGGCTGATTTCCGTTCACTCGGCTTTGAGGAGGTGTCCTATGCCGATCGTTCCGAGCAGCCTTGGCGTGTTGTCGAAGGGATTGAATTCAGGGCCGTGACCTTGATCGGTTCCTTGCCGGCCGCTTAAGCAGAGACATCAGGCGATCCTGTTCGTTGGGCGTGACGGCGCGCCATTCTCCTGAGCGAAGGTCGCTCAGACTGAGTGGTGGGCCGCCATCCATCAGGTCCATGCTGTGGCGAATCAGCCGCAAGGTGGGAAGACCGACTGCGGCCGTCATGCGCCGCACCTGACGATTGCGCCCTTCGGTGAGGCTGATTGTCAGCCAGGCGGTAGGAATGCTTTGTCGTATGCGGATTGGGGGCTCCCGTTCCGGCAGTGCTTGCCAGTACTCGCTGGCGAGATGGTCAACACGCGCCGGTCGAGTGCGCTGTTTCTGAACGACAACGCCCTGGCGCAGTGCGTCCAGCTGCGAGGCGACAGGCATTCCCTCCACCTGCACCCAGTAGGTGCGCCAGTGACCGAAACGGGGATCGGTCAGACGTTGTTGAAGGCGACCGTTGGCTGTGAGCAAAAGGAGACCTTCGCTGTCGGCGTCCAGGCGTCCAGCCGCATAGACCCCAGGGACGTCGACCCAGTCAGCCAGACACCCCCATCGGCTGTCGGGTTCCGGTGTGAACTGACTCAGAACCCCGAAGGGCTTGTGCAGAAGGAGCGTCAGGAGTGCTTTCCAAAGCAGAGCAGCAGGGCTTCACCCCAGCTGGCGGCATCGTTGATGTGATCGTCGTGCAGCTGCTGCAAGCGTTCAGCCTGCATCCTCATCATCGTTGCCTGGGTGAACTCGTGACCCTGTTCTTTCGCGAGATCAACCACGTGCTTGGGTGTGGCGGCTTGACGCACCTGTTCGCGGACCTTGGAATCGGACTGAACCAGGGCAGCAAAGGCGGCGAGAGCTGACTCGGACACAGTTTTGGAGCGTCTGAGCGAAGACTAGGTGGATTTCTGACGGGCTCGCCAAAGATTGACAGCACCGATGGAAATCATCAGAAGCCCCAGATCCATTGAAAGGGGAGGAAGAATCATCGCGGTGTCGTGGCGCAGCGTGACCCTAGGGAGATGACCTTCTTTGTGGGGATGATCCTGGAGCGGATGGCCTTCTAAAATGTTGGTGTGTTTTATCTGGTCAACGCCGGCGCATGATTGAAACCTCGGGTGTGATCGAGAAGGAACAGGGCAATGGGTTCTACCTGGTGACTCTGGAGCAGCCCGCAGGTCACCAATGCCTTTGCCGTGCTGCTGGCAAGCTCACCAAATTCCGGATCAAGTTGCTCGCTGGCGACAAGGTGTTGGTTGAGATCAGCCCTTACGACCTCACCCGTGGCCGGATCACCTACCGGGAACGCAACGCTGGCGCCCCCGGTGGTCGTCCGGGTGGAAACCGTC
This region of Synechococcus sp. NOUM97013 genomic DNA includes:
- a CDS encoding N2,N2-dimethylguanosine tRNA methyltransferase, whose protein sequence is MHALKSPDLHYREGAACLQTGDGFFRRDSRPSRDLSVLLAALQVSQAQRPLRWLDLMAGCGIRGLRWGLEARQIAQREVELWVNDADPDRACLLAANLQSLCSAPALTLRTSHLAAERLLRQAYLDQTFFDLIDLDAFGCPNALLQSALAVLRFGGVLILASTDGRSPTGHDRPAAIRRFGAAARAHPASWELALRLQLAAIAREAWLLGRGIEPVACFSDGRTFRLAVRLRKRAAAREEAQLGLLARCERCGDQAVQSLLKLSGWRPCACEDGLGRWAVTGPLWTGPLQSPELLQALLRLDPLLAGSLSPAGRRLLQRLQKDAGQPVCCWSTAELAKRLGIGGPPALQALVEALRIQGYQAQVSGVMAGQLRTDAPMAVLLQQCVDLVAEGR
- the petM gene encoding cytochrome b6-f complex subunit PetM; translation: MASEIFGTAAIFWVLIPVGLAGGALLLKLQKD
- a CDS encoding NAD(P)H-binding protein is translated as MQVLVVGGTGTLGRQIARRALDQGHDVRCMVRTPRKASFLQEWGVELTRGDLLEPASLDYALDGVDAVIDASTSRPDDPKSIYETDWDGKLNLLRACERAGVKRFVFLSLLDADKHRDVPLMDIKYCTEKLLRESELDYTVLQGAAFMQGVISQFAIPILESQTVWVSGSPTSIAYMNTQDMARFAVSALDHPDTVRKTFPVVGPKAWNTGEVVQLCELASGKSARVFRVPPALLDLTAGICSFFEPAVNVAERLAFGAVTGGGGSLSAPMEETYSSFGIDPEEITGLEEYIREYYDTILKRLRAMEADLDKDAKKKLPF
- a CDS encoding methyltransferase domain-containing protein, with translation MSEGCCGPSLDQTQAVEERYGAAAQEQEACLCTPVAFDSSLLAVIPDAVVERDYGCGDPTRWVKSGDTVLDLGSGSGKNAFICAQVVGASGAVIGVDRNADMLALSRQAAPVVAEKVGFDNVRFVEGAIESLDAPTAAGEPLIATGSVDVVLSNCVLNLVNPSGRTSLLNNIRRVLRPGGRVAISDIVCDRPVPDHLQQDAELWSGCISGAWQEEAFLADFRSLGFEEVSYADRSEQPWRVVEGIEFRAVTLIGSLPAA
- a CDS encoding pseudouridine synthase, coding for MLWKALLTLLLHKPFGVLSQFTPEPDSRWGCLADWVDVPGVYAAGRLDADSEGLLLLTANGRLQQRLTDPRFGHWRTYWVQVEGMPVASQLDALRQGVVVQKQRTRPARVDHLASEYWQALPEREPPIRIRQSIPTAWLTISLTEGRNRQVRRMTAAVGLPTLRLIRHSMDLMDGGPPLSLSDLRSGEWRAVTPNEQDRLMSLLKRPARNRSRSRP
- a CDS encoding Nif11-like leader peptide family natural product precursor, which translates into the protein MSESALAAFAALVQSDSKVREQVRQAATPKHVVDLAKEQGHEFTQATMMRMQAERLQQLHDDHINDAASWGEALLLCFGKHS
- the infA gene encoding translation initiation factor IF-1 — its product is MIETSGVIEKEQGNGFYLVTLEQPAGHQCLCRAAGKLTKFRIKLLAGDKVLVEISPYDLTRGRITYRERNAGAPGGRPGGNRPGGPRRR